From the genome of Meriones unguiculatus strain TT.TT164.6M chromosome 17, Bangor_MerUng_6.1, whole genome shotgun sequence:
tgtatgaacaggttccggcTTACACTGTTGGATCTGGTCTcggacatctgctttccagttctctcggaaaacctcactacaccatgcaaggaacatcaggcacaggatcttgagaagtatgttcaaaaaactccaaactttattaaataaaaactttattgaataacaacacaaatgtaagatttactgctaataaaaaattaaagtttcctgtataaaaatagattatcatgtagttggcaatattcacactaaatatattaagtctataccaatagtggggctaaggtgacagaatataaatattaacatgacatattaaatttcagcttaatatatacaaagaaaacatcttcaaaaatagcttgagaatatatatatttatatataatatataaaagatatttttatttatatataaatatttgtttatttacatatatatatatataaatatatatttatttttttggaataaacagtttagtacagccctcaggagggtgaggcttcaaggagtcccgggtttacaatgcacatctagcattagttactcctcttCGGAGAATAAAATAGGtgtctttacttccaggctgggaagtatTTTGAGATGCCTCCGGTgcgtttcttacttctcctggattgctcgggtcccgtgaacagcagcacactgtgACACTTCTGTGGTAGCACACAGTACCGGAAGCAACCGGAGATTCACTcggagacaggcaactggtggccttcctttcagtaataactaatgcaaacaagcagtcgagAACGAAAGGCCGAAAAGCACCGGAAGTCgtccactgccagttagctaaaacttgtgaacaagaacagcaaaattcaatccagcatccacctcagtcacagataaatcttgaAAGCCAcgtgcttgtgagcatgcgctGTGCAGGCCGGATAGTTTCTGACTTTCGGTGGGCAcacgtgtcttctgttgttgttgtttctgtcccgacagggtttgtctgtgcagccatggctgtcctggccgcagtctttacactcagaacttgttcaaggctcttccacacccagtacctgcagtccttagcctcacctgggaaagagctcggagcagctgcctcgcagtggccgccagggggcgctgctacagtaagcgctggtgcaggatctcccacaccatcttcttcctgaacagaggcatgtgctgctgggagaaggtgatgggctggcccctggaaatgtaatctgcatatttacaggcgaacacgccgcagtcgcccccgttcagctgctgaggaatctcctctgccgacatgctgtgttgcttccactccacagggctcaggtcgctgttccttctcgctttgctctcctcccgcagatagcagaaaagcagctcaaggatgtcgggtctcttctgtcccaaGGAGTCCAggtagacaatactcttctttcttaggtctgtgaccaccaggctccagtgcatggccaggtgaactgggaccaggagaagttcctttgcaaagatgtttactgcccgggtccatcttctgactgacctgtagccaccagactttaacttggtgtaaaagaaggtattaaatgcgtgaagtgccgggtagccttgactttgatttctttccatgagaagattcatgtaaaaattgatgactttgtcgttgagccactgggtgttccttagggtccacaggtctcctcgagtcatttgcagtttgaagaCACAGCTCAAGAactcatcttttgacccagggcctagcaCACTGccgatttctttctccatgtctacTGTGATATCAGGAGCAcagtccagccctctgcccttctcttggtcttcaagagcctttttcttgacctcaggtgttgacactttgctTTTGGGCATGCCATTACTGACACTGTCTGTGTAGATTTGAGGTGTTTCcgattcatgattctgcccttcagcacaacctttgagagtcttggaggtgtccatggtgcttgtgtgagtgctgtgagggccagagctcacaGGGACGTGaggttggaggagttccaacagccctgggcacttttcattgtggtgtttctcaacttcttcctccctgttgctgtgggggggcttgagaccctggcctccacccacagactcctcagtcacagcctcttcctcagggcctttggcacactctggggccattagctgtaatggacccttttcctggggtgtccatattcggctcttgtcaggctcttcatccccaagctctgtttcatgctgttcctgtttcagcttcttccaggactggactggctcttcggaccacacatcatcctctttgtcttcttggcatttcctcttctggcctttctctggctgttcagggctcattcttttaccctgcttgcaaggctgccttatagagggactactTGGATTGTCTTTGCCCAGGTGTTGGCTGCCGGCCGCAACACAGCTTTCTGATGtccaagtcaaagtgcaggtcagctgggcgttctgtgggagttcttgggttgtcccCTTGATGGCTGAAGGGTCCTTTAGTCaactgggagatgtcttatccacaccagacatggtggttcaaggtcagaatccacaggggaagagcacaggtttcttttggcg
Proteins encoded in this window:
- the LOC132648483 gene encoding sentrin-specific protease 2-like, which codes for KALEDQEKGRGLDCAPDITVDMEKEIGSVLGPGSKDEFLSCVFKLQMTRGDLWTLRNTQWLNDKVINFYMNLLMERNQSQGYPALHAFNTFFYTKLKSGGYRSVRRWTRAVNIFAKELLLVPVHLAMHWSLVVTDLRKKSIVYLDSLGQKRPDILELLFCYLREESKARRNSDLSPVEWKQHSMSAEEIPQQLNGGDCGVFACKYADYISRGQPITFSQQHMPLFRKKMVWEILHQRLL